Genomic DNA from Streptomyces diastaticus subsp. diastaticus:
GTAGGGGCCTGCTCCGTCGGCCGGGTCGGAGGCCAGGGTCACAGGCTCGTCAGGATCTGGGGCGACAGGTTCTTGATCATGGTGTTGGTCCAGCGCATCTGGCGGAGCGTCTGGGGATGGCAGGAGGAGGCGAGGTCGAGCAGCCCGGTGTTCTTGGCGGCTTGTGCGGCCTGCGCGAGCATCTCCCAGCGCAGCGAGTTGTGCGTCGCGGCCAGGTGGAGGTCGCTCAGGTCGCGCAGGAGCAGAAGACCGGGGCCGGGCGAGTGGTCCGGGGGCGCTGCGGCCTCGTGCCGGGGCGTGGCCGACATGACGTCACCGGCGGTGCTGGCCGGATCCTCGGGGTCCAGGCCGTGGTCGGCGGCTGCTTCGGTGAGGCGCCGGACGTGTTCCAGGGACCAGGCGGCCACGTCGGTGGCGACGTGGTGGACCTCGTGTTCCGTGCGATGGCGGCCGGCCACGGCCAGGAGCGCGTCGGCCAGGTGCCGTTCTCCGTGGTGCAGGGCGCACAGGGCCAGTTGGATGCCGTTCACCGGTCGCCTCCCGACGCGTCCCAGGTGCCGGCCGGTGTCTGCGACACGCGTGCTCCCGGTCCTCCGGTGGTGGCCCGGACGCCGGTGGTGTCCTGCGGTGCCGACGCCGTGGTGGTGGGGGCGGGGGCCTGCCCGCCGTCTCCGCGTTCGATGAGGGTGAGGGCGGCCGCGGCCGTCTTGAACAGTGGCTGTTTGGAGGCGGGGTCCCAGTCGGTGATCGTCGTCTCGTTCGCCGCCCGGCCCGGTGTGGTGGCGTCCGGGCCCGAGCCGGCGGGCGTGTCCCAGTAGCCGTAGTGGAACGGCACGAACAGCAGCCCCTGGCGCAACGTCGTGACGCGCAGCCGGCCGCGCAGCGCCCCGCGGGGTGAGCGGACCTCGACCAGGTCGCCCTCGGCGAGGCCCCGTGCCGTGGCGTCGCTCCCACAGATCTCGACCCACACGTCCGGTGCGGCGTCGTTCAGCTGCGGTGCGCGGCCGGTCTTGGTGCGGGTGTGGAAGTGGTAGAGGGTACGGCCCGTCGTCAGCTGGAAGGGGTGGTCCTCGGTGGGCATCTCGTGGGGCGGCCGGTAGCCGGCCGACTTGATCATGGCCCTGCCGTCCGGGTTGAGGGAGCGGTACTCCACCACGCCGTCTGCGGCACCGGTCTCCAGATCCTTGCCGTAGTTCTCACAGACGTCGGGATGGGCCCAGCTGATGCCGTCGGTGTACAGGCGTTCGGTGCCGTCCGGGGCCTGCTCGTTGACCGGCCACTGGATGCCGCCGGCTTCGCGCAGTCTCGCGTGGGTGAGGCCGGTGTAGTCACAGGGCCGTCCGGCGCTGCAGCGCTTCCACGCTTCGAAAGCGGACTCCGGGTCGTCCCAGGTGATCAGCGGCCCGCCGTCCTTGTCGCGGAAGTCCATGCGGCGAGCGTAGTCAAGGAAGATGTCGAGGTCGGTTCGTGCTTCTCCTGGCGGTTCGACGGCCTTGTCGGACAGGTGCACGGTGCGGTCGGCGTTGGTGAACGTGCCGGTCTTCTCGCCCCAGGTGGCCGCCGGCAGCACGACATCGGCGAGCTGTGCCGTCTCGGTGAGGAACAGGTCCTGCACCACGGTGAAGAGCCGCTCCTGAGCGAGGATCGAGCGGACGCGGCCGAGTTCGGGCAGCGAGACGGCCGGGTTGGTGCCACTGACCCACAACATGCGGATCGAGCCCTGTTCGGCGTACCGGAACATCTGCATGGCGTGCGTCGGAGGGGCGTAGTGCGGGATCGTGCTCGGCTCCACGTTCCACACCCTGGCCAGATCGGCCACGTGCGCGTCGTTCTGCCAGTTGCGGAAGCCGGGCAGGTCGCCGTTGGCGCCGCACTCGCGGGTGTTCTGGGCGGTGGGCTGCCCGTTCATCTGCAGCACTCCGGCGCCCGGCCGCCCGAGCATGCCCCGGATCAGATGCAGGTTGTTGACCTGGACGGCGGCTGCGGTGGCCTGGTGGGACTGGTATACACCCTGCAGCACGGTGGACAGCAACCGGCCGGCTCCGCCGAGGAGTTCGGCGGCCTCGCCGATCAGTGCGGCCGGGACGTCACAGATGCCTGCCGCCCACGCCGGGGTGCACTCCGCGACCCGGGCGGCGAGCTCCTCGTACCCGACCGTGTGCGCCTGGACGTACGCGTGGTCGACGTGGCCGTTCCGGATGATCTCGTGCAGCAGGGCGTTGAGCAGTGCGACATTGGTGCCGACACGCGGGGCGAGGTGCACGGCCGCCTTGCGGGCCACCTGGGTGGGGCGCGGGTCCACGCAGAGCAGCCGCGGGGGTTCGGCGCCCTCCAGCCGGTCCAGGATCCGCATCCACTGCACCGGCTGGGTCTCGGCGAGGTTGTGGCCGAAGAGGGCGATGACGTCGGCGTGGTCGATGTCGTCGTAGCTGCCGGGCTGCCCGTCGCAGCCGAAGGTTTCCTTGAGGGCCTCCGCGGCGGTGGAGGTGCACAGCCGCGTGTTGCCGTCGAGATGGT
This window encodes:
- a CDS encoding molybdopterin oxidoreductase family protein — its product is MESSVDRIGDPWGGRVPYGRHERWPVRVDTFLADGVEPSMVQQWVQAASILHSDGDAMDIAVVDGRMAGVRGRAVDRVNRGRLGPKDLFGWQANASPDRLTRPLVREGGRLVECDWETAMGRVVARSRELLTERGPGSLGFYTSGQLFLEEYYTLAVLARAGVGTNHLDGNTRLCTSTAAEALKETFGCDGQPGSYDDIDHADVIALFGHNLAETQPVQWMRILDRLEGAEPPRLLCVDPRPTQVARKAAVHLAPRVGTNVALLNALLHEIIRNGHVDHAYVQAHTVGYEELAARVAECTPAWAAGICDVPAALIGEAAELLGGAGRLLSTVLQGVYQSHQATAAAVQVNNLHLIRGMLGRPGAGVLQMNGQPTAQNTRECGANGDLPGFRNWQNDAHVADLARVWNVEPSTIPHYAPPTHAMQMFRYAEQGSIRMLWVSGTNPAVSLPELGRVRSILAQERLFTVVQDLFLTETAQLADVVLPAATWGEKTGTFTNADRTVHLSDKAVEPPGEARTDLDIFLDYARRMDFRDKDGGPLITWDDPESAFEAWKRCSAGRPCDYTGLTHARLREAGGIQWPVNEQAPDGTERLYTDGISWAHPDVCENYGKDLETGAADGVVEYRSLNPDGRAMIKSAGYRPPHEMPTEDHPFQLTTGRTLYHFHTRTKTGRAPQLNDAAPDVWVEICGSDATARGLAEGDLVEVRSPRGALRGRLRVTTLRQGLLFVPFHYGYWDTPAGSGPDATTPGRAANETTITDWDPASKQPLFKTAAAALTLIERGDGGQAPAPTTTASAPQDTTGVRATTGGPGARVSQTPAGTWDASGGDR